In Castanea sativa cultivar Marrone di Chiusa Pesio chromosome 6, ASM4071231v1, a single window of DNA contains:
- the LOC142641086 gene encoding transcription factor MYB30-like isoform X2, with the protein MLLHVTHSKEYGLPFHPWTTGWNLLRHEMMFEREMVRAPFYDKNGLKKGAWSVEEDNKLRAYIQRFGHWNWRELPKFAGLSRCGKSCRLRWMNYLRPGVKRGNYTEEEERIIIKLHEELGNKWSMIAASLTGRTDNDIKNHWHAHLKKCTKNNPTISRMKTLSNEAYQHDANIARKTETDNSVSSSPSYQVMESSQLPLETSSSEFPSLSFDNAPLFGINWIAEDNLTTLETPEQSFSDFWTEPFIMDNTYIQNNYLVSLAEGGFSTSQPWYNEGIDSIYKAMQEIKNYQGINVDPYLLN; encoded by the exons ATGCTGCTGCATGTAACACATTCTAAGGAGTACGGACTACCTTTCCACCCATGGACTACTGGATGGAACTTACTTCGACATGAAATGATGTTTGAG agagAGATGGTGAGAGCTCCCTTCTATGATAAAAATGGACTAAAGAAAGGTGCATGGAGTGtagaagaagataataaattAAGAGCTTATATTCAGAGATTTGGTCATTGGAACTGGCGGGAACTTCCCAAATTTGCAG GTTTATCGAGGTGTGGGAAGAGTTGCAGACTGCGATGGATGAACTACCTCCGGCCAGGTGTAAAACGAGGAAACTacacagaagaagaagagcgTATAATCATCAAATTGCATGAAGAACTAGGCAATAA aTGGTCTATGATTGCGGCAAGCTTGACAGGAAGAACagataatgatataaaaaaccACTGGCACGCTCACTTGAAGAAGTGCACCAAGAATAATCCTACAATATCCAGGATGAAAACCCTGTCCAATGAAGCTTACCAGCATGATGCTAATATAGCTAGGAAAACGGAAACTGACAATTCTGTAAGCAGTTCCCCTTCTTACCAAGTTATGGAGAGCTCCCAATTACCCCTAGAAACGTCTTCCAGTGAATTCCCCTCCTTGAGCTTTGATAATGCTCCTTTATTTGGCATAAACTGGATTGCAGAAGATAATCTCACTACATTGGAAACACCTGAACAATCGTTTAGTGACTTTTGGACTGAGCCCTTTATAATGGACAATACCTACATCCAGAATAACTATCTAGTATCCTTGGCAGAGGGAGGATTTAGTACATCTCAACCATGGTACAATGAAGGCATAGATTCCATCTACAAGGCTATGCAAGAAATCAAGAACTACCAGGGAATTAATGTTGATCCATATTTGCTGAACTAG
- the LOC142641086 gene encoding transcription factor MYB30-like isoform X1 → MEIQLMLLHVTHSKEYGLPFHPWTTGWNLLRHEMMFEREMVRAPFYDKNGLKKGAWSVEEDNKLRAYIQRFGHWNWRELPKFAGLSRCGKSCRLRWMNYLRPGVKRGNYTEEEERIIIKLHEELGNKWSMIAASLTGRTDNDIKNHWHAHLKKCTKNNPTISRMKTLSNEAYQHDANIARKTETDNSVSSSPSYQVMESSQLPLETSSSEFPSLSFDNAPLFGINWIAEDNLTTLETPEQSFSDFWTEPFIMDNTYIQNNYLVSLAEGGFSTSQPWYNEGIDSIYKAMQEIKNYQGINVDPYLLN, encoded by the exons ATGGAAATTCAGCTTATGCTGCTGCATGTAACACATTCTAAGGAGTACGGACTACCTTTCCACCCATGGACTACTGGATGGAACTTACTTCGACATGAAATGATGTTTGAG agagAGATGGTGAGAGCTCCCTTCTATGATAAAAATGGACTAAAGAAAGGTGCATGGAGTGtagaagaagataataaattAAGAGCTTATATTCAGAGATTTGGTCATTGGAACTGGCGGGAACTTCCCAAATTTGCAG GTTTATCGAGGTGTGGGAAGAGTTGCAGACTGCGATGGATGAACTACCTCCGGCCAGGTGTAAAACGAGGAAACTacacagaagaagaagagcgTATAATCATCAAATTGCATGAAGAACTAGGCAATAA aTGGTCTATGATTGCGGCAAGCTTGACAGGAAGAACagataatgatataaaaaaccACTGGCACGCTCACTTGAAGAAGTGCACCAAGAATAATCCTACAATATCCAGGATGAAAACCCTGTCCAATGAAGCTTACCAGCATGATGCTAATATAGCTAGGAAAACGGAAACTGACAATTCTGTAAGCAGTTCCCCTTCTTACCAAGTTATGGAGAGCTCCCAATTACCCCTAGAAACGTCTTCCAGTGAATTCCCCTCCTTGAGCTTTGATAATGCTCCTTTATTTGGCATAAACTGGATTGCAGAAGATAATCTCACTACATTGGAAACACCTGAACAATCGTTTAGTGACTTTTGGACTGAGCCCTTTATAATGGACAATACCTACATCCAGAATAACTATCTAGTATCCTTGGCAGAGGGAGGATTTAGTACATCTCAACCATGGTACAATGAAGGCATAGATTCCATCTACAAGGCTATGCAAGAAATCAAGAACTACCAGGGAATTAATGTTGATCCATATTTGCTGAACTAG